From a region of the Methylomonas rapida genome:
- a CDS encoding DUF998 domain-containing protein, protein MKNVSDILGAWLGLTASLYWLCGVIYLPTLLANYNAISQTISELSAISTPLANRINFGWSLPLGILQCGAVLTKYRQQHITAEVRNGLAAFGCVGIAYVACSFFPCDQGAPLWGSWRQLVHNAFGGLEYAGGGLGLLLLGKARRENDRLAMALQLSGLLVWMGLLLMTIPGLFGVRGAVQRIIEALLFGWLAWGSIKRLTSRWQLACVVAKNEWNALNISDGS, encoded by the coding sequence ATGAAGAACGTTTCAGACATTTTAGGCGCTTGGCTCGGCTTGACTGCATCGCTTTATTGGCTTTGCGGAGTGATATATTTGCCGACGCTGTTGGCAAATTATAATGCCATTAGCCAGACCATTAGCGAATTGAGCGCCATTTCGACACCGCTCGCAAACCGAATCAATTTTGGCTGGTCGTTACCGTTGGGCATATTGCAATGCGGGGCTGTATTGACGAAATACCGACAGCAACATATTACGGCAGAGGTTCGCAACGGGTTGGCAGCATTCGGTTGCGTCGGAATCGCTTACGTGGCTTGCAGCTTTTTTCCGTGCGATCAGGGAGCGCCGCTATGGGGTTCATGGCGTCAATTGGTTCACAATGCTTTTGGTGGACTAGAATATGCCGGTGGCGGCTTGGGGTTATTGCTACTGGGGAAAGCCAGACGCGAAAACGACCGATTGGCCATGGCACTCCAACTGTCCGGACTATTGGTGTGGATGGGTTTGCTGTTAATGACCATTCCAGGGCTGTTTGGTGTGCGCGGAGCGGTGCAGCGCATCATTGAGGCGCTACTGTTTGGCTGGTTGGCGTGGGGAAGTATCAAACGACTCACCAGCAGGTGGCAGCTTGCTTGCGTCGTAGCCAAAAATGAGTGGAACGCTTTAAATATCTCGGATGGATCATAG
- a CDS encoding sensor histidine kinase → MTTDDTSESCGVLQAALRLNILYWLCMFVADSILGYFINIDPIESAPLKLVLFGISAVMTYLMARLLIRLRHRLNFLQKALLCFLMAAVTAPIYTAIDFINYTICQYPKPVDFDPLYSGYTLIEGASMLFGWSCLFVAALDNFEVLERERLLEIARKEALAAQMQALRYQINPHFLFNTLNSIAGLIEEGAATRAERMVLSLSTFMRTTLALDPMHDVLLADEIALQEEYLEIERERFADRMTFKISVPDDVKSALVPSLILQPLIENAIKHGVGATVGSVEVTLSAYREDNRLHVIVENDMPRDDASADSRPGIGVGLRNVEERLRVRFQDAAGFLAGRISPSRYRAAISLPWRSA, encoded by the coding sequence ATGACGACCGATGACACATCAGAATCCTGCGGAGTGCTGCAGGCTGCGCTACGTCTAAATATTCTGTACTGGCTCTGCATGTTTGTCGCAGACAGCATCTTGGGTTACTTCATCAACATCGACCCGATAGAGTCCGCCCCGCTCAAACTAGTGCTATTCGGAATCAGCGCGGTGATGACCTATCTGATGGCGAGGCTGTTGATTCGGCTGCGCCATCGGCTGAACTTCTTGCAAAAAGCCCTGCTGTGTTTTCTGATGGCGGCCGTCACCGCGCCTATCTATACGGCAATCGACTTCATCAACTACACCATTTGCCAGTATCCCAAACCTGTTGACTTCGATCCGCTTTACTCCGGCTACACATTGATTGAAGGGGCTTCCATGCTGTTCGGCTGGAGTTGTTTATTTGTCGCCGCACTAGATAATTTCGAAGTGCTCGAACGCGAACGACTCCTGGAAATTGCCCGTAAGGAAGCGCTAGCAGCCCAAATGCAGGCACTCCGCTACCAGATCAATCCGCATTTTCTGTTCAATACCCTCAACTCCATTGCCGGTCTGATAGAGGAAGGCGCCGCCACGCGCGCCGAACGCATGGTGCTTTCGCTATCGACCTTCATGCGCACCACGCTTGCCCTCGATCCCATGCACGATGTACTGCTCGCCGACGAAATCGCCCTGCAGGAAGAGTATCTGGAGATCGAACGCGAGCGATTCGCCGACCGCATGACGTTCAAAATCTCCGTGCCGGACGACGTGAAGTCCGCCCTTGTGCCCAGCCTGATTCTTCAGCCGCTGATTGAAAACGCGATCAAGCATGGCGTCGGTGCGACGGTTGGTTCCGTGGAAGTTACGCTCAGTGCCTATCGCGAAGATAACCGGCTTCATGTTATTGTCGAAAACGATATGCCGCGCGACGATGCGTCCGCCGATTCCCGTCCAGGCATAGGCGTGGGTCTGCGCAACGTGGAAGAGCGTCTGCGCGTGCGCTTTCAGGATGCCGCCGGTTTTCTCGCGGGCCGAATATCCCCCAGCCGTTACAGGGCAGCCATTAGTTTGCCTTGGAGAAGCGCATGA
- a CDS encoding Lcl domain-containing protein — protein MKPRTLCCALAACCSLMIESAQAQLFDRGGGLIYDSGLNVTWLADANYAKTSGFDADGKMSWQNAMAWVSGLSYFDSVRNTTYNDWRLPSFTDLGESGCDYGYSGTDCGFNVSTSSSELAHLYYSDFANKGFVDSRGLQQDGYGLVDDPADPNDESLFNNLQSYSYWMATSYTIPGASTPDTAAWYLQFSTGMQNTISKGTQYYVLAVRDGDVVAMPPVPLPSAVWLFGSVLMGFLYSGRSKSGKLQPI, from the coding sequence ATGAAACCTCGAACTCTTTGCTGCGCACTAGCGGCGTGTTGTTCATTAATGATCGAAAGCGCGCAGGCGCAGTTATTCGATCGCGGCGGCGGCCTAATTTATGACAGCGGTCTCAACGTCACCTGGCTGGCCGACGCCAATTACGCCAAAACCAGCGGATTCGACGCCGATGGCAAGATGAGCTGGCAAAACGCCATGGCCTGGGTAAGCGGACTTAGTTATTTCGACAGCGTGCGTAATACGACATACAACGACTGGCGGTTGCCAAGTTTCACCGATTTGGGCGAGTCGGGCTGCGATTACGGCTATAGCGGCACCGATTGCGGTTTTAACGTCTCGACCTCAAGCTCCGAACTGGCGCATTTGTATTACAGTGATTTCGCCAATAAAGGGTTTGTCGATTCGCGCGGTTTACAGCAGGATGGATACGGTCTGGTAGACGACCCGGCCGATCCGAACGACGAAAGCTTATTCAACAACCTGCAATCGTATTCTTATTGGATGGCGACCTCGTACACGATCCCCGGTGCAAGTACGCCGGATACCGCCGCATGGTATCTGCAATTTTCAACCGGCATGCAAAACACGATCAGTAAAGGCACTCAATATTACGTGCTAGCGGTACGCGACGGCGACGTAGTGGCGATGCCGCCGGTACCTTTGCCGTCAGCGGTTTGGCTGTTCGGCAGCGTGTTGATGGGATTTCTATATTCTGGACGATCCAAGTCCGGCAAATTGCAGCCGATTTAA
- a CDS encoding OB-fold nucleic acid binding domain-containing protein: MKTSFLPLLFVIDLSVSGCAGTTSIKNLALPPVSTIEGTVTQLEENGFVLTDGSGSIPVKARLPDNRKLNVSLSEKVKVYGNLQGGQENVFNGYVIRKPTGEQIIITNPTPHFGFIIQSSFQ; the protein is encoded by the coding sequence ATGAAAACCAGCTTTCTGCCGCTATTGTTTGTAATTGATTTATCAGTTAGCGGATGCGCCGGCACTACATCGATCAAGAATTTGGCATTACCGCCGGTAAGTACGATCGAAGGCACAGTCACGCAACTTGAGGAAAACGGCTTTGTTCTAACGGATGGTTCCGGTTCTATTCCTGTTAAAGCCCGGTTGCCGGACAACAGGAAACTAAATGTTTCGCTGAGTGAGAAAGTCAAAGTATACGGCAATCTGCAAGGCGGTCAGGAAAATGTATTTAATGGATATGTTATCAGGAAGCCGACCGGGGAACAGATCATCATCACCAATCCGACACCCCATTTTGGCTTTATTATTCAAAGTTCATTTCAGTAA
- a CDS encoding DUF4189 domain-containing protein has protein sequence MAFSAQSHADAGGCPARYNAVVDANSGWITCVPKDQDNGNGEESAYGPSVSDLFMAVVGHADTPQLWVSSGYLNIQDAERTAMDACKSAMDLPNSCTLLVRAHNSQYIGTVRNGRGVPYVSSDNSIENATAAAMRACKKESDSCQEGAMLYNTLAQTDRFPSIPVKEYLAVTVAWPALGSKIKPSENKKTWLASGRPVSENVEAALSRCRKESGTTCVVGRHSGGGMLGRLQANDGYDYWVDAWDRVWLERNVDKLCPDGKQCKLIEVFDSNQIADQVIQ, from the coding sequence ATGGCTTTCAGTGCTCAGTCCCATGCCGATGCGGGTGGCTGCCCAGCAAGATATAACGCCGTTGTCGACGCTAATTCCGGCTGGATAACCTGTGTTCCAAAAGATCAGGATAACGGCAATGGCGAAGAGAGTGCCTATGGACCGTCTGTATCGGATCTTTTTATGGCTGTGGTCGGGCATGCCGATACGCCGCAGCTTTGGGTATCTTCCGGCTATCTCAACATTCAGGATGCCGAACGAACCGCTATGGATGCCTGCAAGAGTGCGATGGATTTACCGAACAGTTGCACGCTTCTGGTGCGAGCGCACAACAGCCAATATATCGGCACCGTGAGGAATGGCCGGGGCGTTCCCTATGTATCCAGCGACAATTCGATTGAAAATGCAACCGCTGCGGCCATGCGAGCCTGTAAAAAGGAATCCGATTCTTGCCAGGAGGGCGCCATGCTTTACAACACGCTGGCGCAAACCGACCGTTTTCCATCTATTCCCGTAAAGGAATATCTCGCCGTAACGGTTGCCTGGCCGGCTCTGGGTTCGAAAATAAAGCCCTCCGAAAACAAAAAGACCTGGCTGGCGAGCGGACGCCCAGTCTCGGAGAATGTGGAGGCCGCTCTCAGCCGGTGCCGCAAAGAATCCGGAACAACATGCGTCGTTGGCCGACATTCCGGCGGTGGCATGCTGGGTCGGCTACAGGCCAATGACGGCTATGATTATTGGGTGGATGCTTGGGATAGGGTTTGGCTAGAACGCAATGTGGACAAACTCTGTCCCGATGGTAAGCAATGCAAGCTGATCGAGGTCTTTGATTCAAACCAGATAGCAGATCAAGTCATTCAATAG
- a CDS encoding alpha/beta fold hydrolase, with protein MSRLAYILLLAMLMSGCESLPNKATAQIDNRRVEYALSGNGGKTVVFENGLGGTMDWWAKVLPELGGNVTAFAYNRPGYGNSEPASTPRDGQHIAEELRLLLRAKHLPPPYILVGHSLGGLYMQLFARLHPDEVSALILVDSTHPEQLKGNGAYENRPLWVRMLFQLAMVTSDVTKQELRNAVLASPTFAGKPVLVLGALQPLEQTSPLADDSNAKRRDLVRLYPGAKQIWVDSGHGIPLDMPDSVVAAIGDASERH; from the coding sequence ATGAGTAGACTTGCATATATTTTATTGCTGGCAATGCTGATGTCCGGTTGTGAGTCGCTACCGAACAAGGCCACGGCTCAAATCGACAATCGACGCGTCGAATACGCCTTATCCGGCAACGGAGGCAAGACCGTCGTGTTCGAAAACGGCCTCGGCGGCACGATGGATTGGTGGGCAAAAGTGTTGCCCGAGCTCGGCGGAAACGTTACCGCATTCGCTTACAACCGCCCCGGATATGGTAACAGCGAACCCGCATCCACCCCCCGCGACGGTCAGCACATTGCCGAAGAACTGCGCCTGTTACTGAGAGCCAAACATTTGCCGCCGCCTTATATTCTGGTAGGGCATTCTTTGGGCGGTTTATACATGCAACTCTTTGCACGGCTTCATCCCGACGAGGTGAGCGCATTGATTCTGGTTGATTCCACCCATCCGGAGCAACTCAAAGGCAACGGAGCCTATGAAAACCGGCCGCTTTGGGTACGCATGCTATTCCAGTTGGCGATGGTGACCTCGGACGTGACCAAGCAGGAACTCAGGAACGCGGTATTGGCAAGCCCGACCTTTGCCGGAAAACCGGTGCTTGTTCTCGGCGCATTACAACCTCTCGAACAAACATCACCATTGGCAGACGATTCCAATGCAAAACGCCGCGATCTAGTCAGACTGTATCCTGGTGCCAAACAAATCTGGGTCGATAGCGGCCACGGCATTCCGCTGGATATGCCCGACTCGGTCGTTGCGGCAATTGGCGATGCGTCGGAGCGACACTGA
- a CDS encoding DUF2306 domain-containing protein, producing the protein MLTQTKADWLIPVGLLTLSFIPISAGIFRLVQLGFGAAITEENARFFAAPLPVVLHIVGSCLFCTLGAVQFSCVFRREQLNLHRLFGRLLIPIGLAVSISGLWMTLYYPRATLNYDGPVLHVVRILVGLGMSLSLLLGLLAVRRQKITHHRAWMMRAYALGLGAGTQVFTHIPLFVFPSLWSETSRAICMAAGWSINIAVVEWILMRNWRGPH; encoded by the coding sequence ATGCTAACTCAAACAAAAGCCGATTGGCTCATACCTGTCGGCTTGCTAACACTCAGCTTTATTCCTATATCAGCGGGCATTTTTCGTCTGGTTCAACTCGGTTTTGGAGCCGCCATTACCGAGGAGAATGCGCGCTTCTTTGCCGCGCCACTGCCTGTGGTACTGCACATTGTTGGCTCGTGCCTATTTTGCACCTTGGGCGCCGTGCAATTTTCTTGCGTTTTTCGCCGAGAGCAGCTCAATTTGCACCGGCTGTTCGGGCGCTTGCTGATCCCTATCGGGCTTGCGGTTTCGATTTCCGGCCTATGGATGACGCTGTATTACCCGCGTGCAACGCTAAATTATGATGGGCCTGTGCTCCATGTTGTACGTATATTGGTCGGGCTGGGAATGAGCCTGTCTTTATTGCTCGGGCTGTTGGCAGTCCGCAGGCAAAAAATCACGCATCATCGCGCCTGGATGATGCGCGCCTACGCACTTGGCCTGGGTGCGGGCACGCAGGTTTTCACCCATATTCCGTTGTTTGTCTTCCCAAGCCTTTGGAGCGAAACATCAAGGGCAATATGCATGGCCGCCGGGTGGAGCATCAATATCGCTGTGGTTGAGTGGATATTGATGCGCAATTGGCGTGGCCCTCATTAG
- the recD2 gene encoding SF1B family DNA helicase RecD2 — MDFQPSPSHSADNPVEKLHGSIERVTFHSEASGFCVLRVKVKGYRELITVIGSAASVTAGEYIECLGCWINDRQHGQQFKTISLKIVPPTTLDGIEKYLGSGMVKGIGPHFAKKLVKAFGEQVFDVIEQTPERLLELPGIGKKRQERVTSAWAEQKVIREIMVFLQSHGVGTSRSVRIYKTYGEQAIEKVRENPYRLALDIHGVGFKTADTLAQRLGIGPQSLMRAQAGVRHVLQEWSGEGHCAAIRSKLCEMAAKQLEIPLPIIDQAIAAELTEGNLIAEIDGSDEFIFLTPLHRAEIGCAANLNRLNQGDAPWGVIDADKAIPWVEEQTGMTLSQSQAAAVRLVLQHKISVITGGPGVGKTTLVNSLLKILKAKRVRIGLCAPTGRAAKRLTESTGMEAKTVHRLLEFDPTQFAFKHNDEIPLDLDCLVIDESSMMDVVLMNQLLKAIPTEAAVLIVGDVDQLPSVGPGSVLADIIDSGQIATVRLTEIFRQASTSEIITNAHRINHGQMPVVDKTEALSDFYCLYAETPEDIFAKLMQVVLERIPQRFHFHPVNDVQILTPMNRGGLGARSLNIELQARLNGHSEPKITRFGNTYAPGDKVIQRINNYDKEVFNGDIGVIKSIDLEDSQVKILFDDRVVDYEFSDLDEITLAYATSVHKSQGSEYPVVVIPLAMQHFMLLERNLLYTGVTRGKQLVVVIAQPKALGMAVKNQQSQRRITHLVARLNKIA; from the coding sequence ATGGATTTCCAACCTAGCCCATCACATTCTGCCGACAATCCCGTTGAAAAACTGCACGGCTCCATCGAGCGCGTGACGTTCCATAGCGAGGCCTCGGGGTTTTGCGTGTTGCGGGTCAAGGTCAAAGGTTATCGTGAACTGATTACCGTGATCGGTTCGGCCGCCAGTGTCACAGCGGGCGAATATATCGAATGCCTGGGTTGCTGGATCAATGATCGCCAACACGGCCAGCAATTCAAGACCATCTCGTTAAAAATCGTGCCGCCGACCACGTTGGACGGTATCGAAAAATACCTGGGCTCCGGCATGGTCAAAGGTATCGGTCCCCATTTTGCCAAAAAGCTGGTCAAGGCCTTTGGTGAGCAGGTGTTCGATGTGATCGAGCAAACACCCGAGCGTCTGTTGGAATTACCGGGGATTGGTAAGAAACGCCAAGAGCGTGTGACCAGCGCCTGGGCAGAACAGAAAGTGATTCGGGAGATCATGGTTTTTCTGCAATCGCATGGCGTCGGCACCTCGCGTTCGGTGCGAATTTATAAAACCTACGGCGAGCAGGCCATCGAGAAAGTGCGCGAAAATCCCTATCGTCTGGCGCTAGACATCCACGGCGTCGGCTTTAAGACCGCCGATACCCTGGCACAGAGGCTGGGTATCGGTCCACAGTCCTTGATGCGTGCTCAAGCGGGTGTCCGCCATGTCTTGCAGGAATGGTCTGGCGAAGGTCACTGCGCCGCTATTCGCAGCAAGCTTTGTGAAATGGCAGCGAAACAACTGGAAATTCCGTTGCCGATCATCGATCAGGCCATTGCGGCGGAATTAACCGAAGGCAATTTGATCGCGGAAATCGATGGCAGCGACGAATTCATTTTTCTGACGCCTTTGCACCGTGCTGAAATCGGTTGTGCCGCCAACTTGAATCGATTAAATCAAGGCGATGCACCCTGGGGTGTAATCGACGCCGATAAAGCCATTCCCTGGGTGGAAGAGCAAACTGGCATGACCTTGTCGCAGTCGCAAGCGGCTGCTGTTCGCTTGGTACTTCAGCATAAAATCTCAGTCATCACCGGTGGCCCCGGTGTTGGTAAAACCACCCTGGTCAACAGTCTACTCAAGATTCTCAAAGCCAAACGCGTTCGGATTGGTTTGTGCGCGCCAACGGGGCGAGCGGCAAAACGTTTAACTGAATCGACGGGCATGGAAGCGAAAACCGTTCATCGTCTGCTGGAGTTTGATCCGACGCAGTTCGCGTTCAAGCATAATGACGAAATCCCGTTGGACCTCGATTGCTTAGTGATCGATGAGTCGTCGATGATGGACGTGGTGCTGATGAATCAGCTGTTAAAGGCCATACCGACGGAAGCTGCGGTATTGATCGTCGGTGATGTTGATCAATTACCGTCGGTCGGTCCTGGATCCGTGCTGGCAGATATCATCGATTCCGGGCAAATTGCCACCGTGCGTCTGACGGAGATTTTCCGCCAGGCCAGTACTTCCGAAATCATCACTAATGCGCACCGGATTAATCACGGGCAAATGCCGGTGGTGGACAAGACCGAAGCTCTCAGCGATTTTTATTGCCTCTATGCCGAAACACCCGAAGATATTTTCGCTAAATTGATGCAAGTCGTCCTTGAACGGATTCCGCAGCGCTTCCACTTTCATCCGGTCAACGACGTGCAAATTCTGACGCCCATGAATCGTGGCGGCCTGGGCGCACGGTCGTTGAACATCGAATTGCAAGCGCGTTTAAATGGTCACAGTGAACCAAAGATTACCCGATTTGGGAATACCTATGCGCCGGGTGATAAGGTCATTCAGCGGATCAACAACTACGACAAGGAAGTCTTCAACGGCGACATTGGTGTGATCAAATCCATTGATCTTGAGGACAGCCAGGTCAAAATATTGTTCGACGATCGAGTGGTCGACTACGAATTCAGTGATCTGGACGAAATTACACTAGCTTACGCCACCAGTGTGCACAAATCGCAAGGCTCAGAATACCCCGTGGTGGTCATTCCGTTGGCCATGCAGCACTTTATGCTGTTGGAACGTAATCTACTGTATACCGGCGTCACGCGTGGCAAACAACTGGTCGTAGTGATTGCCCAACCCAAAGCGCTGGGTATGGCGGTGAAAAACCAGCAATCGCAGCGTAGGATCACGCATTTGGTGGCTAGGCTGAACAAAATTGCGTGA